A stretch of DNA from Anopheles ziemanni chromosome 3, idAnoZiCoDA_A2_x.2, whole genome shotgun sequence:
GACAcagacattttaaattttcgtttCACTCTCACGAGTcttccatttttattattatttcatttcatcgcTTCGCTCGGGTGTCTGCGCAGCAGCCATTATGGCACCTGTCGCTCACAcacccgtccgtccgtccgtccatccGCCCGTCCTTCCGTTATGCTTCCCATCCGGATTTTGGCGCGTGTGGGGGTTTGCTCTCCGGTTATCGTCGGGTATTCTTACAGCAAAAATTTGtaagtttgtgtttttctttctttctataTATTTACACTTCCAACAGCGCTTCCGCTTGCTTTCAAAtcgcacaaaaaaacaacaaaaatgcgGAAGACAGCGGTCAGCGGTTGCGTCCCAAGTAGGACTCCGAACCGCCCGCACGCTCTACGCTTCCCCGTGAACGTTCCTCATACGGAGATCTCCTGAATTTGAACCCGCTTcttgccgccgccgccgccgctggtTCCGGTGGCCGAATCCGACGGATGTTGCTGCtgtgactgctgctgctgctggtggtgttggtgttggtgcagatgctgatgctgatggtggtgcagTTGGTGCAGCGAAGGAGGCCGCAGGATACCGCTTCCGGCAGTCTGCAGCGAGTGGTCGTAGTCTTTCGCCGCAAGCGAGCGTGTGCTCGACCGGAAGTCAACCTCGCGCACGAGTAAATCCCGCCGGCGGGTCATCGTGGCCGTGCTGGCCATCGTCGGTCTCGGCGGTGGTCCGGTGTCGGTGGTCACCTCGGCCAAGTCGTACTGCGTCGATTGGTTGCACAGCTCCTTCGGCAGGCTGACGACGGAGTAGCTGCGTGAATCGCGACCCGCGGGGGCGGCGATCGGGTGGTGGTCCGAGGTGAGCGACGACGCCGACCCGGACGAGGACCGGTTGTCCGACGGGTTGGGCGACACGATGGACACCTTTTTGGGTGAAACCGTCCGACTGCTGACCCCGGcctggtgatgatggtgcgcgagatgatgttgctgttgttgctgctgctgctgctggagttcACATTTGTGCGAGTGCTTGATGGCGGAGGTGCTGCTGCGGCGCATGGTGTGCGTGGCGTGGCCGTGATAGTGCGGGGTCAGCGCTAGCTCGATTGTCTGTATGCCGCCGGCGGAAGAAACCTTGGAAGCCGCCCGCGATATCGTCGGTCCTGATCCCTTCGACTGCGGCTCGGTGTCCTGGAGCTGCAGCGGCACGGCCGGATCGCTGGACGAGCTGTTGTCATCGGTGGCCGAGGCCGCCACCTTCCCGGCAGCCGCGAccgccgccgacgacgacTCGACCACGTTCAGGCGCGACTCCAGCTCGAGCAGGTTGATCTTCATGCGCGAGTTGCTCTCGCGCTTCTCGCGCTGGTAGTAGATGGCCACGAAGATCAGCACGTTGAGAAACAGCAGGAAGCAGCCGACGCCGATCGTGATGGCCAGCGCGGTCGAGTAGCTCCGGTGGTAGCTGTTCGTAAGCCGGTTGATCAGGCTGCGGTTCGAGTCGCCGTGCTGTGCCGGGAGGGCCGAGTTGTGCAGCGGCCAGGACGCGGACGCCGTCTGGATGAAGGTGATGTTCGGGGGACACTCTGGGGGGAAGAGCGAACACACAATACCGACCTAGCTTAGTTTCCTCCCAAAGCAACCGAAACATGCCTTACCGGATAACCTACCGGTGGAGATGGACTGCAGTATTGTCGAAGCGATCGTTTCCGTCTTGTGCATCTTCGAGGTGGTAGACGTCACGAACCCGATGTGCACCAGCGGTGGCTCAACGATCTGTTCCCTCACGAGACCTGTTACAGTGTGAGAGAAATTCCAATCAGATTCCGGCTGACCACATTACAGGAATCCATCATACCATCGTAGAAGACAGGGTTTTCCTCGCTGAAATGATGATGTCTCATCGACAGCTCCGGAATGTTGAACGACGAATGGAGCTGAGGGATGAGGCTGAGCCAGAGTGACAGCTTGTGGCCACGATAATGACTCTTCGGTACAACCTTACTCCCTGTAGAGGAATAAAAACAGCGTGTCGGTGTTGAGAGTTGGTTAAAAAGGGGAAATACATATCTGTGGATAAACGATCCCTTATTCCGATATCCGTACAACAGTTTCATAAGAATCGAAATTATAATATTCTGTTGGATTGTGCAAGTAGCAAAACAGGCAGCGGATCATTTGCATTACTTGGATTTTTGAGAGtaaagaaatatttcaaatcaacCCTTAAACAAGTGATTTATTGACTAAAACACAAAGTTTCACAGCTCGTAGGTACACAGTAGAAAGTGgattttcaatatttcaaaataaatcagTCACCAGCTTCTGTTTTTAAGATAATGAACCTAATTTTTCACGGTCTTCTCAGAATTAATTCGACAACCGGTACATCGGGTgtcaaatttcattttttggcAATATTTTTGAGATAGAATCGATCCACCAAATAAGGGtgtgaaagtaaaacaatagaCAAAAACAGGATCGGTTGCGGATGATTGAGTGTCTGCTGTACTTGCAAAGTAAATTTTGATTCcaagaaataaattgattgaattattCACGAACCACCCAACTCAAATGGTACAAACTATATTATGGAAATCTAACACTCGTTTTACTTTGTAATTAATTCGAAAATCTCTATCCACTGGAGAAGGTTTATAGTGTCAATAGTGTCTAGataatattataaaaataatgataTCGAGAGTGAAATAGTGATCACTCCAATAATTAGTTTAGTTAAAACTCACTTAGTTTACACAATCTTAATATGTACGAATACATTTTTAAGTAACTGTATATtgttcaaaagattcattttgTTCTAAATGAACAGTTTCCTTTGCCGTCTGTTGTACAATGGTGAAGTACGGCGGAACATTCTTGCAACAAAGTGCTTGTTTTGGAATTTGTTTGGGATTGTTCGGAGAAAGATCTTGCGCCAGTCGAGCAGTTTCTGGTGCAGGAGAAACTTGTTTGCATCAACTTAGATTGGCTTCAAAAAGACGCTACGGTAATCGATAACGCAAACACAGCAACAATTTGCAGAGATTGCAGAAGATGTATGAAGATAACGAGCCGCAAGGACATGTAAAAGGATCCGCCGATATTTTCCCAAGCACTAGGAAAGCAAGGATATTGAGGGCGTGGAAGGGCAATCCATAAAGGTAACGTGAAACTGGAGCTAATGCATCCTTACCTATCTCCATGAACACCTGATTGGTGGTGTCGTAGTGTCCCCAGAACGGCAGGTTGTACTTGATCGCCGTAAACCCGCTGTAGACGAAGTCGCTGTCCACGCTGTAGTAGCTCGATTCCGGCTCACCCCGTCCGTCCGAATCTTCACCGCCCTGCTCCTGTTCGCTCTGGTCTCCGTCGCGCCCTCCGTCATCGTCCCCGCTCGACCCGTTCTGtcgaccacctccaccaccaccaccaccaccaccagcttcCTCGCTCGAACCGTACCCATCGTCGGATTCCCGCGAGCTGAAGCGCTGCAAATCGTTGGCATATTTTCGCTTCTTGCGCGAATGCTTCTGCTGGCGGTCCTTGTGGTAGtactgctgcagctgctgctgcatcagCAGCTCCTGCGGCCGCTCGGACGAGTCGGAGGTGGTGGCGCTAGCACCGGCCCCCGCCACCGGCTGCCCCCGAAAGGACGTCACCAGCTGACGCATGAGCGTTTCGTTGTGCGGTTTTTTCGCCGGATTCCAGCTACGCTTATTGTTGCTATTCACGAACACATCCATACGTGACGAGCGCAGCCCGTTGGGGTTACTGTTGTGAGGGTCACCAGAATTTGACACGTTTGACACGATTATTTACGAGCACCGGGCCGACCCTCCGTCCGGGGACCGGACACTTACCCCGTTTTTACAAAATTACACAAGTAACGCATCACGGCGCTGCTGACCTGCATATCCAACCTAGTGAGGGTGAGTGGGAACATCGGTGATGGTGAGAATCCTAATGCAAAAGGCACATCCTCGCCTCGAACGGAGCCGCTCCGCTGTGTGGGGTTGCGTCCGAATCATCGGTGGCCATTTTTGGTGGAGCCATTTTGCCGCACCGGGAACGAAAGAGAGCAAAGTCAATACCGGACCAGAGACCGGCCCAGCCCTTTCCATTGAGCCGGAACGCCGGCGGCGTACTGATTGTGTTATtgtaaggaaaaataataatatctaATACAGCTTCCTAGGTAAACACGACCCAAATGAACCGagatttttccaaattttcccCGCAAAAACGTTGCTCCCCGTCACGTCGGGGTAGAGGGTTTGCAAAACGAGGTGCTCCAATTGAATTACCTTTAGGAGCTTGGCGCTTCGCTGGGAGAAGATTGCCCTAGCGATGCGCGAGCAACAGCATTTGTGTCGACGGAAGGGAGCGAAAACGCAAAATCCTTGCTGGAAATTTCATTTCCCGCAGCTCCATAGAAGGCAAACCAGCAAGGAGGTTCCGGGGCAAGAAGGATACTGGGGCAAATAAAATAAGGTATaatttcgaatttatgaaatttatcTCGCCTGGAAAGCAGCACGCGGTTCACGCGCTCCGGGGAAACCACACTAGAACCCGTCGAAAGAATTTCCTTCTATGCGCGGGTTTAATTTGAGATTTCCAATCAAAATATTGTGGAGTTTGAAGGGAGTTTTGGGTTTGAACATGGT
This window harbors:
- the LOC131286198 gene encoding uncharacterized protein LOC131286198 gives rise to the protein MKAFGRLADGRQHERQLTAVFLLLALWLSGGRMSPSASASAPGGLAGSAPPVSAALTNITYSNSVVKTKYGPLRGIVFRASPVVVEGFLGVPYASPPIGSLRYMPPVTPSTWKFTRLVDRYAPVCPQRLPRLDGGDGPGTLGDLPLDRLKQLRRLMPTLVNQSEDCLYLNLYVPHADETPHRLDHLKPSVVYIHGESYEWNSGNHYDGTTLAMNGNVIVVTINFRLGVLGFLKTGAKGSAQGNFGLMDLVAGLHWLRENLVAFGGDPAKIALMGHGTGAALANILAVSPVAGDLIHRVVLLSGSALSPWAIQRDPLSVKRKVAEQTSCAGDVVNEDLAPCLRTKSLAELMNISLSSPRFLPGFAPFVDGTVITPAKAAVINNLKIPSDSAIASTSGIEFSNFHKQDVLFGLTTYESYLELTAADLEFGFNETKRDRILRTFVRNTYRYHLNEIYSALKNEYTNWERSPRSAYGYRDAVLELLSDGLTAAPLVQLSHLHSLQGGRSYFLHFKHQSHEWKFPQRSGSVRGEDVPFALGFSPSPMFPLTLTRLDMQVSSAVMRYLCNFVKTGNPNGLRSSRMDVFVNSNNKRSWNPAKKPHNETLMRQLVTSFRGQPVAGAGASATTSDSSERPQELLMQQQLQQYYHKDRQQKHSRKKRKYANDLQRFSSRESDDGYGSSEEAGGGGGGGGGGRQNGSSGDDDGGRDGDQSEQEQGGEDSDGRGEPESSYYSVDSDFVYSGFTAIKYNLPFWGHYDTTNQVFMEIGSKVVPKSHYRGHKLSLWLSLIPQLHSSFNIPELSMRHHHFSEENPVFYDGLVREQIVEPPLVHIGFVTSTTSKMHKTETIASTILQSISTECPPNITFIQTASASWPLHNSALPAQHGDSNRSLINRLTNSYHRSYSTALAITIGVGCFLLFLNVLIFVAIYYQREKRESNSRMKINLLELESRLNVVESSSAAVAAAGKVAASATDDNSSSSDPAVPLQLQDTEPQSKGSGPTISRAASKVSSAGGIQTIELALTPHYHGHATHTMRRSSTSAIKHSHKCELQQQQQQQQQHHLAHHHHQAGVSSRTVSPKKVSIVSPNPSDNRSSSGSASSLTSDHHPIAAPAGRDSRSYSVVSLPKELCNQSTQYDLAEVTTDTGPPPRPTMASTATMTRRRDLLVREVDFRSSTRSLAAKDYDHSLQTAGSGILRPPSLHQLHHHQHQHLHQHQHHQQQQQSQQQHPSDSATGTSGGGGGKKRVQIQEISV